The following coding sequences are from one Electrophorus electricus isolate fEleEle1 chromosome 22, fEleEle1.pri, whole genome shotgun sequence window:
- the dipk1b gene encoding divergent protein kinase domain 1B has product MPRNLRRLMHLVLLCPLSKGLQSRLPAVKVKYLVVTWLGVLVSSWVIYMQYSSYSELCRGHVCTVLICEHYQRGIISGSVCKSLCEEKTLTLQRCLSTSPTHQVYSAVWKEKAVVVKCALDEAVGGDGPPGPGLTRPVGLYDKPARGTSMDEFREMLHSFLKDSLGEQSSLGSLVSRVVSLADVNLDGRVSLAEAKAAWALLHVDEFVLLLALQDKEHAPLLLGHCGHLYVTERVAHAALFTLEVPAWARPMVPEAAARALNRWLAPAWPHRVRIAIGLLEFVEEAFHGAYGSLYMCDGGARAVGYSTSYDCKLADLGGMASEAAVRAFLRGRACRGSDDCTFGRDCSATCDRLARRCNTEVVRPNLAKACALLADFLLFGAPSDLRDDLERQLRTCATLSGLASQMEVHHSLVLSNLKTLLWKEISDTKYS; this is encoded by the exons ATGCCGCGGAATTTACGGAGGCTGATGCATCTTGTGCTGCTTTGCCCGCTGTCCAAGGGCTTGCAG TCCCGTTTACCTGCAGTGAAGGTGAAGTACCTGGTGGTGACATGGCTGGGTGTGCTGGTGTCCAGCTGGGTCATCTACATGCAGTACTCGTCCTACTCTGAGCTCTGCAGGGGCCACGTCTGCACCGTGCTCATT tgtGAGCACTACCAAAGGGGCATCATCTCTGGCTCTGTGTGCAAGTCTCTGTGCGAGGAAAAAACTCTGACTCTACAGCGCTGTCTCTCAACATCGCCCACACACCAG GTGTACAGTGCAGTGTGGAAGGAGAAGGCAGTGGTGGTAAAGTGTGCCCTAGACGAGGCTGTCGGAGGGGACGGACCCCCAGGTCCTGGGCTGACGCGGCCCGTCGGCCTCTACGACAAGCCTGCCCGTGGTACCTCCATGGACGAGTTCAGAGAGATGCTGCACTCGTTCCTCAAG GACAGTCTGGGCGAGCAGTCATCTCTGGGCTCGCTGGTGTCTCGTGTGGTCTCGCTGGCCGACGTGAACCTGGATGGCCGTGTGTCTCTGGCCGAGGCCAAGGCGGCGTGGGCCCTCCTGCACGTCGACGAGTTTGTTCTGCTGCTGGCGCTGCAAGACAAGGAGCATGCACCGCTCCTACTGGGCCACTGTGGCCACCTGTACGTGACGGAGCGAGTGGCGCATGCCGCCCTCTTCACGCTGGAGGTGCCGGCGTGGGCGCGGCCGATGGTGCCCGAGGCCGCGGCGCGTGCCCTCAACCGTTGGCTGGCGCCGGCCTGGCCGCACCGCGTGCGCATTGCCATCGGCCTGCTGGAGTTCGTGGAGGAGGCCTTCCACGGCGCCTACGGCAGCCTGTACATGTGCGACGGTGGCGCCCGAGCCGTGGGCTACAGCACCAGCTACGACTGCAAACTGGCCGATCTGGGGGGCATGGCCTCCGAGGCGGCCGTGCGGGCCTTCCTGCGCGGACGCGCGTGCCGGGGCAGCGACGACTGCACGTTCGGCCGCGACTGCTCGGCGACGTGCGACCGGCTGGCGCGCCGCTGCAACACGGAGGTGGTGAGGCCCAACCTGGCCAAGGCGTGCGCCCTGCTGGCCGACTTCCTGCTGTTCGGTGCGCCCAGCGACCTGCGCGACGACCTGGAGCGCCAGCTGCGCACGTGCGCTACGCTGAGCGGCCTGGCCTCGCAGATGGAGGTGCACCACTCTCTGGTGCTCAGCAACCTGAAGACGCTCCTGTGGAAGGAGATCTCCGACACCAAGTACTCCTGA